The DNA sequence CCATTTATACAAGGATCGATCATATATAAATCATGAATGTCATCGTCCTTAAAAAACATTTGTGGAAGTTGCGCTGTTAAATTTTGCATAGCCCAGTTGCAGAGGCCAGAGGGAGGAACAGGCCCACACTTGGTAATCAAATGGCCCTTGAGGTGGTCCACTGCAGAGTGTAGTTTCAGACATTCATTATAGTACGGATTACAGAATGACCTGTTGATTCGAATTGGACTGGATTTTAATtgcatttttttctctctgacTTTTCTTTTGGGGGAGGGGAGGGGAGGGGAGGGGAGGGGTTGGTTGTATTTGACTGGCGGGTCTGAAAATTGACGGTGCTAAATCAGTGGCAGAATGAGGCCAGCCACTATGTCACAATTACTTTTGCCGGCCTTGGAACATATAATAATTTTGAGAGTTGTATAATGCTTCAAAATTAATCCGGAAGGTGTTAAATTCTCATAAAATTTGATTTTACAAAGTACTGTGATATCGGAAACCACTTTATTAACTCGAAATttctatacatttttttttgggtacaaaagatttctatccaTGACGACATATTATTGTCGAAAAATTGGTCAATATATACTTTTATTGATGGTGATTATGCCAGCAAACACCGGAGTTTTTTTCAGAGAAAAAGAAACGAAAACAATTAAGCCTACATTCCACACTGTTCCGGTCCCACATGAAGCTGAGGCTAAAACCAATAATTTGTGGAATGATCCATAATCCATTACAGTAGAGCAGCAGTTTTGTAATTGGGAGAGAGATGAGCTTTCAAGATGTGCAGAATGGCGGAGGAGGAAAGGGAAAGAATGCATCCGCATCTCCGTCGCAGGCGGTGGCTGCCGGCATATTCCAGATCAACACTGCCGTTGCCACTTTCCGTCGACTGGTTGATGCCATCGGAACTGTCAAGGACACTCCCGATCACCGCCAAAAGCTGTtcgtaactctctctctctctctcaaacttgGAATCCCATACTTGTTGTTGTTGCATATGCTAACTCTGTCACTCCTATGTCAAAATTCACTATTCCAATTGACAGGCACAATACGAGGCAACGGATACTGGGGCTTGTCAAAGACACTTCTGCTAAACTCAAATCCCTAAGCGAATCTGATCGCCACAGCAATGTAAATGtacctacctctctctctctctctctctctctctctctctctctctctctctctctcagtcagTCTGATGATCTGCAAAAATACCATTTTACATTTCTTTCCTTGTTTTTAAATCCATCATTTCAGCCCCGTAAGCAGATTGAAGATGCCAAGCTTGCAAGAGATTTTCAAACCACATTGCAAGAATTCCAGAAAGTTCAACAGCTTGCCTCTGAGCGCGAGTCTACTTACATGCCTTCCTTACCAGCGTCAGCATCAGCAACAGCAACGTAtgtatttcaaattttcattcTAAAACCCTTGTAGTCTGTAATCGGTGTAGATCATGACTTTCTTGTTACAGCTCTGCTGCCTCTGCCTCTGCCTCTGGGGAATATTTGGAACCAACCAGGGATGAGTACCGTCAACCTTTCATTCAGGAGCAAAAGAGGTAATCTACTATCTACAATGAATGACTTGATCAAGCTCTGCTCAatcttcttgttttctttgtcatTGCCAATCTCAACCATCCTTCACCTTCCACATTTGAATTATCATAGTATGAAAAAAGACCAACATTGCCAAGTGTTCATTACTTTAATTTTAACAGTTATGTACTGTCGGAcagattcatttttttttttttttttggtatggcTGTAAGCCTTAAAGTTGCTTCTATCAGTTTTTGTGAACCTTGTACATTGAGTGTCTAGACTCTGGGTGACCAAAACTAGTATAGTTTAAGCATCCGTGCATACACATGGATTGATCATATATTATCTTGTTATCTCTATGCACTTCAGAACCTTTCTTCTCAGTTAACTATCTTAAACAAACACGTGCAGACAGGAAGTAGTGCTGCTGGATAATGAGATTGGTTTTAATGAGGCAATAATTGAGGAAAGGGAACAGGGTATTAAAGATATAGAAGAACAAATTGGAGAAGCTAGTGAAATATTCAGGGACCTTGCTGTTCTTGTTCATGAGCAAGGTGTAGTCATTGGTGAGATCCAGATTCCCAGCTGATGGTTATTTATTCAGTTTCACTTTGCAACTTTGCATTCATGGagtttttgtattttatttgatttaTCTGCCATATTGACCTATTATTACAGATGACATTCATTCAAACATTGACAACTCTTCTGCTGCAACGACCCAAGCTAGAGTTCAGCTAGCTAAGGCTTCCAAAGGTGTTAAAACGAGATCTTCGTGGGTAAGTAGCAAACTTTCACGTCCTATCAAGTTCAGTTGAGGCCAACTTGAAGTAGACTTCTGAATTATGATTATTACATCATTGTCAAATTTTGGAATATGAGTGTTTAGCAGTTTCTGCTAGGATATGCAGAGTCAGATAATCTTTTACAGTTCTTCAGTTTAAACTCAAAATCCACCTGCATTTGCTCATGACTTCGGATGATCAGGGGTTTTTTTgtaataaatattaaaataaatagaATGACTAAGAGACCAtgtatcaaaaaagaaaatagggtCCTGTCATCATGCCATCTGGACTATGGACTCTGATACATAAAGTTATAGACTAATGGATTCCCTATGATAAGATACTCGTAGATGTGGGTACGTTACTAGTTAAAAACACAACGACAATGCATTTGGTTGCAGTGAAACCTTttgcaaaaccaaaaccaaaacttgcTTGAATCAGTTTCTGGTGTAGCTGAGATTTCTCAGGCAACATGTTAGTGAAGGTCGTGAATATCGACCCTATATGACAGTGCTTATCAATCCCTGGAGGTTAAGATTAAGATAGGTAAGGGGTTTGATCCACTCCgatgaaacaaaaaaagaaaagaaaaaagaattggtGTCTTGCTTATAATCTTAGAAATTGGATGCTAATAAACTTTTATTCGTTATCCTAAAGAACAATACCTTATCTTCAGCAATGGTTCATTGTGTGTTGCAGTGTTGGTGGGTGCTGGCAATTGTCGTAGTGGTGATTGTAGTCGTCCTCATCATCCTTATCATATAATGTGCAAGTACATATAC is a window from the Rosa chinensis cultivar Old Blush chromosome 2, RchiOBHm-V2, whole genome shotgun sequence genome containing:
- the LOC112187643 gene encoding syntaxin-22 isoform X1, with amino-acid sequence MSFQDVQNGGGGKGKNASASPSQAVAAGIFQINTAVATFRRLVDAIGTVKDTPDHRQKLHNTRQRILGLVKDTSAKLKSLSESDRHSNVNPRKQIEDAKLARDFQTTLQEFQKVQQLASERESTYMPSLPASASATATSAASASASGEYLEPTRDEYRQPFIQEQKRQEVVLLDNEIGFNEAIIEEREQGIKDIEEQIGEASEIFRDLAVLVHEQGVVIDDIHSNIDNSSAATTQARVQLAKASKGVKTRSSWCWWVLAIVVVVIVVVLIILII
- the LOC112187643 gene encoding syntaxin-22 isoform X2 gives rise to the protein MSFQDVQNGGGGKGKNASASPSQAVAAGIFQINTAVATFRRLVDAIGTVKDTPDHRQKLHNTRQRILGLVKDTSAKLKSLSESDRHSNPRKQIEDAKLARDFQTTLQEFQKVQQLASERESTYMPSLPASASATATSAASASASGEYLEPTRDEYRQPFIQEQKRQEVVLLDNEIGFNEAIIEEREQGIKDIEEQIGEASEIFRDLAVLVHEQGVVIDDIHSNIDNSSAATTQARVQLAKASKGVKTRSSWCWWVLAIVVVVIVVVLIILII